The following proteins are co-located in the Eleginops maclovinus isolate JMC-PN-2008 ecotype Puerto Natales chromosome 23, JC_Emac_rtc_rv5, whole genome shotgun sequence genome:
- the phf6 gene encoding PHD finger protein 6 — MSGQRKGAAARLLKCAFCRTNRDKECGKLLLSDGQKVAAHHKCMLFSSALVTSHSDSENIGGFSLDDVKKEIKRGNKLMCSSCHRPGATIGCDVKTCRRTYHYYCALKDKAQVKENPSQGIYLVYCRKHRDASRDGIQDEEEAVADESDSSPPQSRGRGRFEKGRSRVGPRGQSEDSRSTSSQVADEESSSHRDRSPLRASPGDGGQRCGFCHAGEEENETRGMLHSDNSKKVAAHYRCMLFSSGTVQLTTSSRAEFGNFEVKTVIQEIKRGKRMKCTLCSQLGATIGCEIKACVKTYHYHCGLQDKAKYIENMARGIYKLYCKNHSGNEERDEEDEERENRSRQRAENNNGGTPSTQVNGN, encoded by the exons ATGTCGGGACAGAGGAAAGGAGCGGCAGCGCGGCTGCTTAAATGTGCCTTCTGCAGAACCAACCGGGACAAGGAGTGCGggaagctgctgctgtctgaTGGCCAGAAGGTGGCAGCCCACCATAAGTGCATG CTTTTCTCCTCGGCCCTGGTCACATCTCACTCAGACAGTGAAAACATTGGAGGATTTTCCCTTGATGATGTGAAAAAGGAGATCAAGAGAGGAAATAAATTG ATGTGTTCCTCGTGTCACCGGCCGGGCGCTACTATCGGCTGTGACGTGAAGACATGCCGGAGGACGTACCACTATTACTGCGCTTTGAAGGACAAAGCTCAGGTCAAAGAGAACCCCTCTCAGGGGATCTACCT TGTTTACTGTCGCAAACACCGGGATGCCTCTCGCGATGGCATTCAAG ATGAAGAGGAAGCCGTGGCTGACGAATCAGACTCATCGCCTCCACAGAGCAGGGGCAGAGGGAGGTTTGAGAAGGGGAGATCCAGGGTTGGACCTCGTGGCCAATCAGAAGACAGCCGCTCCACTTCCTCACAGGTCGCAGACGAGGAGAGTTCCTCCCAT CGAGACAGGTCACCTCTTCGGGCCAGCCCGGGAGATGGCGGCCAGCGCTGCGGCTTCTGTCATGCCGGCGAGGAGGAGAATGAAACGAGGGGCATGCTTCACAGCGATAACTCCAAAAAAGTGGCAGCACACTACCGGTGCATG CTCTTTTCATCCGGGACGGTGCAGCTCACCACCTCGTCACGGGCCGAATTTGGAAACTTTGAAGTGAAAACAGTCATCCAGGAAATCAAGAGAGGGAAAAGAATG AAATGCACACTCTGCTCTCAGTTGGGTGCGACCATTGGGTGTGAGATTAAAGCGTGTGTGAAGACCTACCACTATCACTGCGGCCTGCAGGACAAAGCCAAGTACATTGAGAACATGGCGCGTGGCATCTACAA aCTATACTGTAAGAACCACAGTGGCAATGAAGAGCgggatgaagaggatgaggaaCGAGAGAATCGCAGTagacagagagcagaaaacaacaacggagGAACACCGTCAACGCAAGTCAATGGCAACTAG
- the cab39l1 gene encoding calcium binding protein 39, like 1: MPFPFGKSQKSPADIVRSLKENVAYMEKMDAGDSKKCEKVAEEVSKNLASLKEVLSGTGDKEPQTEAVAQLAQELYNTNLLIALIANLQRIDFEGKKDVVHLFSNIVRRQIGTRTPTVEYISTQQQILFMLLKGYESAEVALNCGMMLRECLRHEPLARTVLFSEDFYCFFRYVELSTFDIASDAFASFKDLLTRHKIMCADFLENKYDRVFTEYEKLLHSENYVTKRQSLKLLGELLLDRHNFTVMTKYISRAENLKLMMNLLRDNSRNIQFEAFHVFKVFVANPNKTQPVLDILLKNQTKLVEFLSHFQIDRSEDEQFCDEKNYLIKQIRDLKRPAAPEEA, translated from the exons ATGCCTTTTCCTTTTGGGAAATCTCAGAAGAGTCCTGCTGATATAGTGAGGAGTTTGAAGGAGAATGTGGCATACATGGAGAAGATGGATGCTGGGGACAGCAAAAAGTGTGAAAAG GTTGCAGAGGAAGTGTCAAAAAACCTGGCTTCACTGAAGGAGGTACTGAGTGGAACAGGTGACAAGGAGCCTCAAACTGAAGCGGTTGCCCAGCTTGCACAGGAGCTGTACAACACCAACCTCCTCATTGCCCTCATTGCAAACCTGCAGAGGATTGATTTTGAG GGGAAGAAGGATGTGGTTCATTTGTTCAGCAATATTGTGAGACGTCAGATTGGCACCCGTACACCCACGGTAGAATACATCTCTACTCAACAACAGATCCTCTTCATGCTTCTGAAAGG ATATGAGAGTGCAGAAGTGGCTCTGAACTGTGGGATGATGCTGAGAGAGTGCCTGCGTCACGAGCCTCTGGCACGGACGGTGCTCTTCTCTGAAGACTTCTACTGCTTCTTCCGTTACGTAGAGCTCTCGACCTTTGACATTGCCTCAGACGCTTTTGCCTCATTTAAG GATCTCCTCACAAGGCACAAGATTATGTGTGCGGATTTCCTTGAGAACAAGTATGACAGG GTGTTTACAGAATACGAGAAACTCCTGCACTCTGAGAACTACGTCACCAAACGACAGTCTTTGAAG CTCCTTGGGGAACTTCTTCTGGACAGGCACAACTTCACTGTGATGACGAAGTACATCAGTCGGGCGGAGAACCTGAAGCTGATGATGAACTTGCTCCGAGACAACAGCCGAAACATCCAGTTTGAGGCGTTCCACGTGTTCAAG GTATTTGTTGCAAACCCCAACAAGACTCAGCCCGTGCTGGACATCCTGCTGAAGAACCAGACCAAACTCGTGGAGTTCCTGAGTCACTTCCAGATCGACCGGTCAGAGGACGAGCAGTTCTGCGACGAGAAGAACTATCTGATTAAGCAGATCCGGGACCTGAAGAGGCCCGCGGCACCAGAGGAAGCTTAA